GCGGTTGGCCTGCCGATCAGCCGTTATGCCATCCGCCACGGCGTCGATATCGATCTCCTGACGCGCGGCGCAAGCTTCGGTTATATCGGCTCCACCATCACCTCGCTGATCTATGCCGCCTTCACCTTCATGCTCTTCGCCATCGAGGCGTCCATCATGTCCGGCGCGCTGGAACTGGCGCTCGGCATACCGCTCTGGATCGGCTATATCATCTCCGCCGTCATGGTCATTCCGCTCGTCACCCATGGCGTGCGGCTGATCAGCCGTTTCCAGATCATCACCCAGCCCTTCTGGATCGTGCTGAACATCCTGCCCTTCATCTTCATCGCCTTGATGGACTGGGAAAAATACGATCTGTGGCGGGCCTTCTCCGGCATTCACCACGCCTCGGGCCCACCGGGAACGGTAGCTGACTTCAATCTGGTCGAATTCGGCGCGGCCTCGGCCGTCATCCTGGCGCTGATGTCGCAGATCGGCGAACAGGTGGACTTCCTGCGCTTCCTGCCGGCCGAAGGCCAGAGCCGCGTGCGTCATCGCATCGCCGTCTTTCTGGCCGGTGCCGGCTGGGTTGTCGTCGGTGTGCCGAAGCTGCTGGCCGGCTCTTTCCTCGTGGTCCTCACCTTCAGCTCCGGCGTTTCGGTGGACCGCGCCGCCGATCCGGCGCAGATGTATCTCACCGCCTTCGGATACATGGTCCCCAACGAGACCGCCGCCATGCTGCTGATGGTCGCCTTCGTGGTCGTCTCGCAGCTGAAGATCAACGTCATGAACGCCTATGCCGGTTCGCTCGCCTGGTCGAATTTCTTCTCGCGCCTCACCCACAGCCACCCCGGCCGCGTCGTCTGGCTGGTCTTTAATGTGGCGATCGCGCTGCTTCTGATGGAACTCGGCATATACCGCCTGCTGGAAGAAACGCTCGGCATCTTCTCCATCATCGCCATGGCATGGCTCTGCACCATCTCAGCCGATCTCTTCATCAACAAACCGCTCGGTCTTGCCCCGCCCGGCATCGAATTCAAGCGCGCCCATCTCTACGATATCAACCCCGTCGGCGTCGGCTCGATGGCGCTTTCGGCGACCATTGCGCTCATGGCGCATTTCGGTACCTTCGGCCCGCTCGCTGCCTCGCTGGCACCCTATCTCACCCTCATCGTCGCCTTCATCGCCTCCCCCGCCCTCGCCCTTGCCACCAAGGGCAAGTTCTATCTCGCCCGCAAACCGCGTCAGAAATGGCACGAAGAAAGCAGCATCACCTGCTCGATCTGCGAACACCCGTTCGAACCGGAAGACATGGCGTGGTGTCCGGCCTATGCCGCGCCGATCTGTTCGCTCTGCTGCTCGCTGGACAGCCGCTGCCACGACATGTGCAAGCCCAAGGCGAAGCTGAACTATCAGGTGGCAAGCGTCGCAAAAACCTTCCTGCCCCGGCAACTGGTGGCAAAGCTCGCCACCCGGCTCGGACGTTACGGCATGGCGGCGGCCATCGCCGTCACCGCCATCGGCGGCATATTGGCGCTGATCGCCCATCAGGTCGGCACCGCCTCGCCTGCAACGGCTGACGTGGTGAACCGCACCATCCTCATCGTGTTTTTCGTTTTTGCCGTCATCGCCGGCATCGTCTGCTGGTTCCTTGTGCTTGCCCATGACAGCCGGGTGGTGGCGGAAGAGGAATCCTCGCGCCAGAATACGCTGCTGCTGAAGGAAATCGCCGCCCACAAGAAAACCGACGCCGCCCTTCAGGACGCCAAGGAAACGGCAGAGGCCGCCAACCGCGCCAAGAGCCGTTATGTCGTCGGCCTCAGCCACGAGCTGCGCACGCCGCTCAACGCCGTTCTGGGGTACGCCCAGATCCTCGAACGTGACGAGACAATTCCTGCCCCCCGGCAATCGGCCATCAAGGTCATCCGCCGCTCCGCCGATCACCTTTCCGGTCTGATCGACGGGCTTCTGGATATCTCCAAGATCGAGGCCGGCCGTCTGCAGGTCTATTCCAACGAGATCAATATCAAGGACTTCCTCGATCAGGTCGTTGATATGTTCCGCCCGCAGGCGCAGGCAAAGGGGCTGGAATTCCGCCACGAGCGCACCGCCGCTCTGCCGCAATATGTCCGCACCGACGAAAAGCGGCTGCGCCAGATCCTCGTCAACCTGCTCTCCAACGCCATCAAGTTCACCGATGAGGGCAGCGTCACCTTCGATGTCGCCTATCGCAGCCAGGTGGCAAGTTTCACCGTCTCCGATACCGGCCGCGGCATTGCCGAAAAGGATCTCGCCCGCATCTACGAACCCTTCCAGCGCGGCGAGGCCGAAAGCGTGCGGCCGATGCCCGGCCTCGGCCTCGGCCTCACCATCACCAGGCTTCTGACCAACACGCTGGGCGGCGAAATTTCCGTCTCCAGCGAAAAGGACAATGGCTCCACCTTCCGCGTCCGCCTGATGCTTTCCGCCGTCCACCGGCCAAGCACCGCCCCTGCGCCGGAAAAGACCATCCGCTCCTATTCAGGCCCACGCCGCACCATCGTGGTGGTAGACGACAACGAGGATCACCGCGAGCTGATGCGACAGGTGCTTTCACCGCTCGACTTCGTGGTGCTTACCGCCCAATCAGGCCCCGAGTGCCTCACCCTCATCGAAGGCGTGAAACCCGATCTTTTCCTCATCGATATTTCCATGCCCGGCATGACCGGCTGGCAGCTTGTGACGAAGCTGCGCGAGGCTGGTCAGACCGCGCCGCTTATCATGCTCTCGGCCAATATCGGTGATGGGGCGGTCGCGGGTGCGGGCGACGACAACCACAATGACGCCATCGCCAAGCCGGTCGATATCCGTCACCTGTGCGACCGGCTTGCCGTCCATCTTGGCCTGAAATGGATCTACGAGACGGACCTGCCCTCGGCACCCGTTACCCAGCCGCCAGCGCAGGTCGTTCATCCCGGTGCAATTCACATCAAGGATTTGCAGCGGCTCGGCGAAATAGGCTACATACGCGGCATAGAGGCTAAACTCGCCGATCTTGCCCGCAACACGGACAACCTGCCCTTCACGCAAGAGCTCGGCACCTATGTGCAGGCCTTCGATCTGGCCGGTTACGCCCATTTTCTCAAGCGGTTTGAAGACAACGACAGGGGAGACGGCGGGGCATGAGCGGTCAGGTAGCAGCGGCTCCCAGAGACATCGTCCTGCTGGTGGATGACAGCCCGGACGCGCTGGGTTTCCTGACCGATGCGCTGGAACAGTCAGGCTTTTCCGCCCTCATCGCCACTTCGGGTCAGGCAGCCCTCAACATTGCCGAACGCATCACCCCCGATATCATCCTGCTCGACGCCGTCATGCCTGTTATGGACGGTTTCGAGACCTGCCGCCGCCTGAAGGCCAATGCGGCGGTGGCGCAGGTGCCCGTCATCTTCATGACCGGGTTGACCGAAACAGAACATGTGGTGCGGGCGCTGGAATCCGGCGGGGTCGACTATCTGACCAAGCCGATCAACATCGATGAGTTGCGCGCCCGCATCCGCGTGCATCTCTCCAATGCCCGCTCGGCCCAGAGTGCCCGCGTGGCGCTCGATGCCGCCGGGCGTCACCTGCTCGCCGTGCGCGCCAATGGCGCCATCCACTGGTCCACCCCACAGGCAACCCGTCTGGTCAACGCCGCCACCGGCCGCGATGACGGTCTGGAGATTGTCGTCGCCCATATTTCCGGCTGGCTGAAGGAGCGGGCGACGGTGGATGCTGCCCGCGACGCCCCGCTGACGATCACCGAGGCCGGACGGCCTGCCCTGCAACTCTCCTTCCTCGGCGCGATGGGACCGGACGAATATCTCTTCCGCCTGACCGCCGCCAACGAGAAATCCGACGACCATCTGCTGAAAAGCCATTTCGCCCTGACGACACGGGAATCGGAAGTGCTGTTATGGATCGCCAAGGGCAAATCCAACCGCGATATCGGCGATATTCTCGGCCTTTCCGCCAGAACCGTGAACAAACATCTGGAGCAGATTTACGTCAAGCTCGGCGTCGAAAACCGCGCTTCGGCGGCCGTCAAGGCGGCACATGTCCTGCATCAGGGGTGACGGATGCGTTTAGTGTGGTAAGATTCAACAAACATATATTTTCCGCTTGAACGTAAGGCATTCGCCTATTGAGCGAGCGGTGGCCGCGTCTTTCTTCTCCCCGAGGGGGAGAAGTCCGCGGCAGCGGGATGAGGTAGCACGGCCGGAGATATCCGGAGAGCTAGCCCCCTCATCCGACCCTTCGGGCCACCTTCTCCCCCTCGGGGAGAAGAAACAAGCGGCCACCTATCCTCCCCAAAATCTTCTGTTCCACCCTCATCCTCGAAACAGGAACAAACACTCATGAACCGTTTCTTCATCCTTTCCGGCTGCTCCGGCGGCGGCAAATCCACCCTGCTTGCTGAACTCGCCCGGCGCGGTTTCGCCACGGTGGAAGAGCCAGGCCGTCGCATCGTCATCGAGGAAACCCGCAATGGCGGCACCGCCCTGCCTTGGATCGACATGCAGGCTTTCGCCCGCCGAGCCATCGCCATGGCGCTCGAAGACCGTCGGGTGACCCCAAAGGAAGGCCTCGTCTTCTTCGATCGCGGCCTGATCGACGCCGCCTCGGCACTTCACCATATAAGCGGCGATCGCTTCGTCAATACGTTACGCGATACGCACCGCTATAATTCTCTGGTCTTCCTCACCCCACCCTGGCCGGAAATCTACCAAAGCGATGATGAGCGCAAACACGGTTTCGATGCCGCCGTTGAGGAATATGAGCGCCTGGTTCGGGATTATGAGGGGCTCGGCTACGATATTGTCGTGCTTCCAAAATCAGCCGTTGCGGAGCGTGCGGACCTCATCCTGACACGCATCGGCTGACTTACACGCGACGATACCGGCCTCAGCGAGTTTCGAGCAATTGCGAAACCGTGACAAACTCGAACCCGCGTTGATGCAACCCGTCGATGATCAACGGCAAGGCCTGCCGGGATACTTCACGGCTTCGATACATGACATGCATGATGATTATCGAGCCGTTTCTTGTTTGCTCGATGACGTGCTTTGCAAACGCAGCCGTATCTTCAGCGACGTCGGGAAACGACTCCGGCTCAATATCCCACATGATTGTTTTCCGGTCATGTTGGGATAGGTACCATGGCAAAGTGAGCAGCTTCTTGCCATAGGGCGGGCGAAACATGATCTCGCCTTCATAACCTGCAGCCCGGATAGCCACATCCGTGCGCTCGATCTCGTCCCTTATACGCGCCGGCCCCATGAACATCATGTTGGAATGCGTATAGCTGTGGTTACCGACCTGATGCCCATCGTTCACGATCAGGCGTGCCTGCGACAGATTTTCTTCGGTCTCCTTACCCGTCAGAAAGAAAGTCGCCTTTATCCCGCGCTCCTTCAGGATCCTCAGGACATCCGGCGTGAATCGCGCCGATGGCCCATCGTCGAAGGTTAGCGCCACCACCGGCCGCGTCGTTTCAAACCTTGCGATGATGCCGCCGAATAATTGCGTCGTCCGGGATTTACTGAAGACATGAAGGCCGAGGAATACCGTCGCCAGCGCGGCAAGAACAAGGAATAAAAATGTGGCTCGCTTTATCGTCATTGCTACCCCTCATAGCAATTTACGTGGAAGGTCTTTGTTTCGCGCCTTGTTGTCTCCAGTGTGGCAGGCAAAGCAGCAGAGTGTCGTCAAAAACAAAAAGCCCGGCATCGCTGCCGGGCTTCGATAGTGTATCGCTGAAGGCTTAGCTGCCCTGCTGGATGTAGGTGAACTTGCCGTCCGGACCCTTCTTCCATTCGTACATGACGTAGCCGGGAAGCTTCGGGTCGCCCTTCTCATCGAAGGAGATTTCGCCGAGTGCGGTCGGGAAGGAGCCCTTCTTCAGGGCTTCGGCAACCTTTTCCGGCTCCACGGAACCCGCAGCCTTCGCTGCGCCTGCAATCGCCTGCATCGCGGCATAGGAGTAGAGCGTGTAGGCTTCCGGGTTGAAGCCGGCGGCCTTGAACTTCTCTACCAGTTCCTTGTTTTCCGGGCGCAGCGTCGGATCAGGGCCGAAGGTGTTCAGCGTGCCCTCGACGGCGTCGCCGGCGATGGAAGCAAGTTCGTTCGAGACAATACCGTCGCCCGAAACGAGCTTGGCCTTCAGACCCTGGTCAGCCGCCTGGCGGATGATCAGGCCGGCTTCGGTGTGCAGGCCGCCCCAGTAGATGATGGAAACGCCGGCTTCCTTCATCTTCGAGATCAGCGCGGAGAAGTCCTTGTCGCCGACGTTGACGCCTTCATACATGACCTCAGTCACGCCGGCAGCATTGGCAGCCTTTTTGGTTTCATCGGCAAGACCCTGACCATAAGGCGTCTTGTCGTGAATGATGGCGACCTTGGCGTCCTTGAAATGATCGGCCAGGTACTTGCCGGCAATGCCGCCCTGCTGGTCGTCACGGCCGCAGGTG
This window of the Agrobacterium fabrum str. C58 genome carries:
- a CDS encoding hybrid sensor histidine kinase/response regulator, with the protein product MAARQRIIPVRREYNRWVANQTLEDYALRFTAKSARQFSSNRISHTAIGAISFLALEAIGGAITLSYGTTNAFYAIIVAAIAMLAVGLPISRYAIRHGVDIDLLTRGASFGYIGSTITSLIYAAFTFMLFAIEASIMSGALELALGIPLWIGYIISAVMVIPLVTHGVRLISRFQIITQPFWIVLNILPFIFIALMDWEKYDLWRAFSGIHHASGPPGTVADFNLVEFGAASAVILALMSQIGEQVDFLRFLPAEGQSRVRHRIAVFLAGAGWVVVGVPKLLAGSFLVVLTFSSGVSVDRAADPAQMYLTAFGYMVPNETAAMLLMVAFVVVSQLKINVMNAYAGSLAWSNFFSRLTHSHPGRVVWLVFNVAIALLLMELGIYRLLEETLGIFSIIAMAWLCTISADLFINKPLGLAPPGIEFKRAHLYDINPVGVGSMALSATIALMAHFGTFGPLAASLAPYLTLIVAFIASPALALATKGKFYLARKPRQKWHEESSITCSICEHPFEPEDMAWCPAYAAPICSLCCSLDSRCHDMCKPKAKLNYQVASVAKTFLPRQLVAKLATRLGRYGMAAAIAVTAIGGILALIAHQVGTASPATADVVNRTILIVFFVFAVIAGIVCWFLVLAHDSRVVAEEESSRQNTLLLKEIAAHKKTDAALQDAKETAEAANRAKSRYVVGLSHELRTPLNAVLGYAQILERDETIPAPRQSAIKVIRRSADHLSGLIDGLLDISKIEAGRLQVYSNEINIKDFLDQVVDMFRPQAQAKGLEFRHERTAALPQYVRTDEKRLRQILVNLLSNAIKFTDEGSVTFDVAYRSQVASFTVSDTGRGIAEKDLARIYEPFQRGEAESVRPMPGLGLGLTITRLLTNTLGGEISVSSEKDNGSTFRVRLMLSAVHRPSTAPAPEKTIRSYSGPRRTIVVVDDNEDHRELMRQVLSPLDFVVLTAQSGPECLTLIEGVKPDLFLIDISMPGMTGWQLVTKLREAGQTAPLIMLSANIGDGAVAGAGDDNHNDAIAKPVDIRHLCDRLAVHLGLKWIYETDLPSAPVTQPPAQVVHPGAIHIKDLQRLGEIGYIRGIEAKLADLARNTDNLPFTQELGTYVQAFDLAGYAHFLKRFEDNDRGDGGA
- a CDS encoding response regulator, producing the protein MSGQVAAAPRDIVLLVDDSPDALGFLTDALEQSGFSALIATSGQAALNIAERITPDIILLDAVMPVMDGFETCRRLKANAAVAQVPVIFMTGLTETEHVVRALESGGVDYLTKPINIDELRARIRVHLSNARSAQSARVALDAAGRHLLAVRANGAIHWSTPQATRLVNAATGRDDGLEIVVAHISGWLKERATVDAARDAPLTITEAGRPALQLSFLGAMGPDEYLFRLTAANEKSDDHLLKSHFALTTRESEVLLWIAKGKSNRDIGDILGLSARTVNKHLEQIYVKLGVENRASAAVKAAHVLHQG
- a CDS encoding AAA family ATPase produces the protein MNRFFILSGCSGGGKSTLLAELARRGFATVEEPGRRIVIEETRNGGTALPWIDMQAFARRAIAMALEDRRVTPKEGLVFFDRGLIDAASALHHISGDRFVNTLRDTHRYNSLVFLTPPWPEIYQSDDERKHGFDAAVEEYERLVRDYEGLGYDIVVLPKSAVAERADLILTRIG
- a CDS encoding polysaccharide deacetylase family protein produces the protein MTIKRATFLFLVLAALATVFLGLHVFSKSRTTQLFGGIIARFETTRPVVALTFDDGPSARFTPDVLRILKERGIKATFFLTGKETEENLSQARLIVNDGHQVGNHSYTHSNMMFMGPARIRDEIERTDVAIRAAGYEGEIMFRPPYGKKLLTLPWYLSQHDRKTIMWDIEPESFPDVAEDTAAFAKHVIEQTRNGSIIIMHVMYRSREVSRQALPLIIDGLHQRGFEFVTVSQLLETR
- a CDS encoding branched-chain amino acid ABC transporter substrate-binding protein yields the protein MKKSLLSAVALTAMVAFGGSAWADVVIAVGAPLTGPNAAFGAQIQKGAEQAAKDINAAGGINGEQIKIVLGDDVSDPKQGISVANKFVADGVKFVVGHFNSGVSIPASEVYAENGILEITPAATNPVFTERGLWNTFRTCGRDDQQGGIAGKYLADHFKDAKVAIIHDKTPYGQGLADETKKAANAAGVTEVMYEGVNVGDKDFSALISKMKEAGVSIIYWGGLHTEAGLIIRQAADQGLKAKLVSGDGIVSNELASIAGDAVEGTLNTFGPDPTLRPENKELVEKFKAAGFNPEAYTLYSYAAMQAIAGAAKAAGSVEPEKVAEALKKGSFPTALGEISFDEKGDPKLPGYVMYEWKKGPDGKFTYIQQGS